AAGTGATACTTCCCAGGCGCTGATACACTCAGCCAAGCATTAAGTGAAGTCAGAGACGGACTTTTCCAGAACCGTGCCACTATTAACTGCCTGCTATTGCTACACCCTTTGGAGTACAAGGAATTTCCTCACatgttgttttaatatttcagttaACTCCTGCAAGGTGTCCCTATTGATAGGGGATATTTGTGATCCATTAAATAAGATCAAGATATCCACTCATTTATGACAAAATTGGTAATTGGGGATCTTAGCCAAGGGATGTGATCAAAATTCTGGGcctaattcttattttatgttcatccttttgcatgtgctGATGCAGGTACCAATTGCTGCCCATCAGGACCCCTGGGAGCCATACCATGGGCCCCCGGACCAAACCCTGGATAGATTCTAACTGTGGCACAGCCCACCGCCTCATTTCAGCCGGAAGCAGCCAGCGTGGCCATCGTCCCATTCCCTGATGGCAGTAAGGGTTACTATTCCAGGAGGAGGAATGAATAAGGGACAGGCAGGGCTAGTTAGGGAGAAATTAGATAGGGGCCTATGTGATCAGACTcacagaaatccccaaaatgtgggggtttggggaaaccagagataagggaacaaaccAGACCACCCTTCCCTGAGCATGTGGGGTGggtgtctttttttaagataatcaCTTGTGACCAACAAAAATAACCAGACCTTAATAAAGAAGTAAGCCATTGAAGGTATGGCTAGTCCATGGCTAGTCACTAGTCCTGCTCAACGGTGATAGAGAGgttaaaaggatttaagttcCCTGGTTAGCTTTCTAGAAAATACCAACCCTAAAGGCCCTCAGGGACAACCCTGTTGGGATTCTTCTCATTCCTGAGAGCTTTTTACtgtatccttgcttaataaacttctatcgctttacacacacacacacacacaaagaaagaaagaaaaggaaagaaaagaaatacctacTCTCCGAGCAACTTTCACATATGCGATCCTGTATTCTTAAGTCTAGTGGCCATGCAGCACAtgacatccccaggacttattttataactggacaCTAGTATCTTTTGACCCCTGCAAGCCATTCTGCCCACTTCCCAACCCCACCTCTAGCAACCATCAATCTGTCCTCTGCATCTATgagtttattgtttttgtttgtttgttggcttATCTGTTTGGATTCcatatataaatgggatcatatggtatttgtctttctgtctgacttatttcatctaGCATAATGTCcccaaagtccatccatgttgttgcaaatggcaagattttgttctttttttgtggctgaggaatattccatcatatatatacacacctagattttctccatccattcatccatcgatggacaCCTAGGCTCTAAGCTctctccatatcttggctactgtaaacaatgctgcagtgaacatggtggtgctgatctttttgaattagtattcttgtttcctttagataaatacccagaaggggAATTGACGGGTCGTAtagtaattcttttaattttttgagaaacattcGTTCTGTTTCCCACGGTGGCTGCACCGatttatgttcccaccaacagtgcacaagggctcccttttctccacatccggGCCAACACTCGTTATCTCTCGTCTTTTCTGATCATAACCTttccaacaggtgtgaggtgctatctcattgaggctttgatttgcagttccctggtAATGAATGCCAGGTGTCCTTTCTGATAGCAACTTGGGTTCTGGCAAGGGGAGAACAAGGAGTCCATGATCAAGGGTAAATGCTGACAGATTGCCTGCTGTAAATACTTTGGACAAGCCAAGTCATGTGGGTCTTGGTTTGAACCTGCAGCCAACTCTGGCAAgcctgttttctcacctgtaagaTGCCCATTTCCTGGATTACCACAGGACCAAGAGTGTGGAGATAGAACATCTACACACTTTAGAATCTTGAAGGCATGCAGGGGGCCTGATGGTACACGCAGCTGGTTCCTCCTGGGCCCACGGCCAGGTTTATACCCATCTCTTCTGCCACTACAGGTTTACCAGGAGCTGTAGGGAGAGCCGGGACGCCTGGCCCAGCTGGCCCAGTTGGGCCCAAAGGGGACAATGGCTCTGCTGGAGAGCCTGGACCAAAGGGAGACTCCGGACCATCTGGTGAGCAGCTGGGCATGGAATGCGGCAGTCTGCAGGAGCTGCCTCCCCTGGGATGGGCTGGTAGACGTGCACAGATCCTATCccgggaagaaggaggaaggttGCTGGAAGGTGGCACTGGGTTCTTTCAGGGAAGACTGGAATTGCTGCTGCTCTTGTCTTCATGTGCTCCCACCTCCAACAAGGTTTAGTGTCACTGACTAGCCTGGTGCTTTCCCCCAGGACCTCCAGGACCTCGAGGTGTGCCTGGTTCAGCCGGCAGAGAGGGTCCGTCAGGGAAGCAGGGGAGCGTAGGACCTCAAGGCCCACCCGGCCCAAAAGGAGAGGCCGGGCCCAAAGGTAGGTGGTTGGTATATAGGCGgtctgggagggagaagggaggagttCGGTGGCATTCCGGGACAAGCTTGGAATGCCAGAGGGTCAGCGCTGGGTAGACTGCATCGTTGTGGCCCCTTCCCACTGCCCCACCCTCCCATTCCCACATTGATGGCATCTTCCTGGTCGCCTCCGTGGAGGAAGCCCAGTAAGGAACAGCTTGTCCCCAGTTCTCTCCCTCGTCCTGGAGCGGTGGGTGAAAACTCCTCTACTGATCACATTCTCAGCAGCATTTGTCCCAACTGGTTCCTTCCTCAGGAGAAGTGGGTGTGGCAGGCAAGCCGGGCTCTGCGGGGACACGAGGCCCCACAGGTgttaaaggagagagaggggcccCTGGTGAGCGAGGAGTCCCCGGGAATGCTGGGGCGGCAGGTGAGTGATGGAAGGAGCTAGGGCCGGGCTCCAGTTCCCTTGTGTCCCCCTGGGGCTGTTGATGACCAcctcccccccccgccgccacttATCACATCAGAGCTGACATGACTGGGCTGGgtaggggtggagtggggagcgCAGAGATCTATGTCCAAGGAGGGTGactgctgggctctgggagctGTGTGCATCCAGGGAGAATGACACTTGAGCAACAGGGCTAGTCTGGGTGCCAGAGGGGTGCGTCATTTTTTGTTGGGACAGTCAGTGTATGGAGGGAGGGCATGGCTGGGTTCTGGGAAGAGTCCATACAGGGGAAGGGGGGCCATAGGCTAGTTGGACGGTCCATGTCCTGGGAGGCTGAAAATTCTGGAGAATGTGTACAGAGCTCACTCAGCTCTTTTtctgtgatcccaggaccccctggaGCCATGGGTCCACCGGGACCTCCAGGTACCAAAGGACCCCCAGGACTGAAGGGGGACAGAGGTGCTCCTGGGGACAAAGGCGCGAAGGGAGAGAGTGGGATTCAGGGTAAGGTGGTATCTGTCGGATTTGGGATTCCcacggggtgggggcaggggagggaggtggtggttTTTCTATCAGGATAGCTTATCCTCTCGGACTTCGGCCGTATTAATCATGGGGAGTGGTGGGAAGCAGGAAAGCTAGCTGGCATGAAGGCAGGAGAACTAGGCTCTCGTTCTACACTTACTTCCTGAGGGCAACGCTGAGCGGTTTTCCATCTGATCACCGGGGAAAGCATATCCTGCTTCCCGATTCAAAGGATAGCTCAGAGTATCAAATAATCCAATGGATGGGAAATATTCCCATGCCCTCAAAAGGAGGTGCGATGGTATCCCCAGAATTTGGAGTTCAAATGTCATGCGGACATTTGAACACATTAGTGTCCGTAAGGTGCAGGACCTGCATATGGGACAGTTTGTTCATAGCAGAACCACGGGAAATCAGGGGGCAACAGGGGCCAGTTATGTCAGCAGATGTGGGCTTCTGAGGACACACCCCCAGGATGTGCCTGCAGCTAGTCACCCTTCCCGGAGGCCTAGGATCTGGGCTGATCCCAGACTCTGTTGGGCTTACCTTCCCTCGGCCTATCTCTTCGGCAGACATCACTGCTCTGAGGCAGCAGGTGGAGGCCTTGCGTGGACAGGTACAGCACCTCCAGAACACCTTCTCTCAGTACAGGAAAGGTAAGTTCCTGAGCCTGAATGGAGCCAGACACTGAGACTAGGCGCCTGACGTGTCTGGGCCTTGCTTTGGCATTGGCTGGGCTTGGGTCTAGGATTGGAATGGGTTGGGGCCATATTTAGGGCTCGACCTGGCTCTGGGGTGGGGTCTGGGGCAGAGAATAGGACTGGGACAGAGCATACTCTGGGGTCTGCAAGTGGATACAAGAGACAGTTAAGAGCATGTGGCCATATCACCAGTTCAACAGGGTGACCGAAGTAGGATGGACGTTATCAGTTGCCATGATGCCCCCCAGCATCACAGCCATCTGTGACCTGGTCAATGCCCTGAACCCTGCTTACCCTATGTCGGTCCCTGTGATAGACTGTGGACACCCAACCTAGGGTGCATTTCTTAGTTCTGTGGGACCCTGTGTGCATGTGCCCAGGGACGTTGCTTCACGGCCCAAGGCAGCAGAGAATCCAGATGCTGTTCTGAGAGCTGGCGCTGGGGTGCTGCCCTTGGGGTTCAAGGCTGGTGGGGGTTTGGCCTTGCCATGTGGCCATCAGGTGCCTCACCTGGACGTGCCTATGGTCCTGGCGGGGGGCTGGCCACCTCTGGGCTCCAGCCAGTGCTCTGCCTGCACCTGTCCGGGTGTTTCAGCCACCCTGGAATGCTGCTGAGTCGGGGCCCCCAGGAACACACATCCCAGTGCCCTGTGCCCTTCAGAACCTCCACATCAGTCCTTGACTGCCCCAGTTCTCATCTGCTCGACCTGACTTCAGCTCTAAGTCTGCATCATTCATCCAATCTccctgatccaaaaaaaaaaaaaaaaaaaaagagagagagagagagacgtttTCTGAAGGAGTAAAGCATAAAGGGGCCTGGCTGGGTAAGACACAGGGTCGGCCCCTATGTACCTAAGTAGCAAGGATGAGAGTTTCAGATATTAGGTATGTCTTCCTCCCTCCACAAACATGCACATGTGTTCACTCACTCCCATGCCCACCGCTGCACACAAAGCAGAACATGTCCGCAGGCCCCcgccatgtgtgtgtgtactcatgGCTCAGCCAGCACCGTGACATACATGAACACGAGCAGAGGCGTGCACGTCTATCTGGATGGTGCGTGCTACCATCCAGATCTGGGCTATGTGCCCAGAGGCAGGAATGCAACGTGAATTGTCACGCGGGCCCCGTGCAGGCCAGTGCCAGGGGCCTCCCTGCTCTAATCCATCCTTGGGGAGCATCCGTCCCCTGAGCCCAGGCTGAAGCTACTGaggagggaggcccagggaggacAAGGCATAGCCCTCTAGGGAGCCCAGAGGACTTTCATCCCTGAGCCCCAAAGCCAAAGGGATGAGGATGGGATGGACTAAAGAGAGACGCTTGGTAAGTCACGTGGGTGATGCTTTTATGAGGTGTATGCCCACTCTAGAAATAAGGAATTCGAAATCCTGAAAAGTGTCTGGGGGGGGGGTAACTTTCCTTTGTCCATCTAGACAGCCAGTGCCAGGTTGGGGCAAAACACCTGGCTTCAAATCCCCAGACAGAGCTGTCCCCCAGATCTGGCTTCAAATCCCCAGACAGAGGCTGTCCCCCAGATCTGGCTTCAGATCCCCAGACAGAGCTGTCCCCCAGATCTAGCTTCAGATCCCCAGACAGCTGTCCCAGGGCCgagtccctccccctgcctcagcTCAGGTGCTTTCATTCTCCCACCTGGTACCCCAGGAAGGCTGGTTGGCTGGGGCATCGCCCACATGCGTACCAAGGGGCCAACATGGGGCGCGGTGAGTGCAGAGATGAGCGCATCTCTTGGATGCCCCCGGTTGCCCCCCACCCATCACACGGCAACCCCCAGACACGCTCCTGGGCGTTTTTCACACTCTCAGAAAGTGCGCCAGCCGCCACACTCCTCTCCCAGGCCGAAGTCGATCCAATTCCCACTGGCTGCAGCACACGACGTGGGGTGAAGTAGAAAGGGCATGTTCCGGCTCTAGGGTCCCAGCAAACAAGGTTTAATCCCAACCCTACATTTGGCAGGCCTGTGACCTTGAGCCCTTTACTTAACCTCCCAGACCTCTGGGGTTTTCACCTGTAAGTACAGACCACAGGACCTTCTCCTAGCATGCACTGTAAAGTCAGGGGTGCTCTGGACCCAAGTGCCTCACTTTTATCCTATCTGGTGCCCTGATACCCCATAGGGGAGGCCTGGGGTCGGCGGGGGGAGCTCCAGTCGGAGCACAAAGTTCTTGGATCCCCTGAGCTCGGGCCAGGTGTTGCCATAACCCCAACCTGGCTCTCCTCTTCTCTTAGTAGACCTCTTTCCCAATGGCCGAGCTGTCGGGGAGAAGATCTTCAAGACAGGAggttttgaaaagaattttgagGACGCGCAGCTGGTGTGTATGCAGGCCGGGGGACAGATGGCTTCCCCACGCTCTGCAGCCGAGAATGAGGCCGTGCAGCAGCTGGCCACTGCTTACAACAAGGCTGCTTTCCTGAGTGTGACCGACATCAAGACAGAGGGCAAGTTCATCTATCCCAGCGGGGAGCCCCTGGTCTATTCCAACTGGGCCCCTGGGGAGCCCAACAACAATGGCGGCTCAGAGAACTGTGTGGAGATCTTCACCAACGGCAAGTGGAATGACAAGTCCTGCGGGGAGCAGCGTCTGGTGGTCTGCGAGTTCTGAGCCGCCGGGATGCAGGGGGCACAGCGGAGCCTGGCCAGCGAGTGGGGGCCCAGGCCTGTGTGCTGCCAATGCCACGGTCAGATGGGGCCTCCCCTGCTGGCCAGGGCTTCTCCACAGAGCTGTGGGCAGAGGCACGAAGGCAGGTCCGCGCACAATGCCTCTCTCAGAGTCAAACAGCTTTGCACGCGGAAGACCTGTCAGAGGAAGAAGGGGCCGCTGCTTTCCCGGTTGCAAGGAATAAAATTGGGTCCCCAAGACCTCCCCATGGCAAAGTCCAGTGGCTTCTCCTCGGCTGTTCTCCTCCTCCTCGAGCTGTCAGCCACGTTCGACCCGCTGACcggccctgcccttccctcttgcCCCTTGGGGCTTCCAGAGCCGCACTCTTGCTGACTTTCGTCCCAGCCCCATCAGCcaccttttctcctccctcccgcTTCTGGAGGGCTTCATGGCGCCGTGCTGGCCTCTGCTTTCCCTCCGTTCTCTTCTGGCCTGACTTTCACTCCGGGTGGGACTCATTCTGTCCAAGGCTTCCAATTCCTTCTCCTGACGGCTCCCGTATGCATATCCCTGTTGGGGACCTCTCCCTGAACCCCAGGCTCCTCCAGCCAATTCAAGCTGGAGCACCAGGGCTGGTGGGTCTCTTGGTTCAAGGCTGGAgcccaggaagtggcagaggacAGGGGATGACCTGGCAGTGAGTGTCTGCTTTCCCGACTGTATGGCCCCATGCCCAGTAGACTGGGCCTCATCCTTACACAGccctggatctctctctctctctctcttcaggtCATATGACTGACTTCCTCTTGGTCCACAGGAGGGAGTTCCAGCCACACAACCCTAGATCCATCCACAATCTCGGGCATGGACAGTGTCCAGCCGTGCTCATGTTTATCCCCCCAGCCCGCCTCTGGCCTGGCAATGCCAGGAAGTTTCTTTCCCCACTCCGCCTCAGAGGTGATCTTGTCAAagtgtcctcattttacagctaTGGAAACCAGGACTCCGAGCAGGCAGGATGGCGCCCCAGGCCACAGGCAGGATCAGCACTACAGCTCAGTCCCGTGACAAAGGTCTTCAGACCTCAGAGCTTCGACTTTGAGCCAGTAAATGTTTAGGTCAAAGGCCTCTGTATAAATTTAGTTGATTTTATGGACATGGTAgtccaaaaacattttttcttggtattttattttttttgcaaatttagtttttaattacAATTAGTTAGCATACGGTGTTACATTATTTTCACGtgtagaatatagtgattcagcagttcggtacatcaccctgtgctcatcaggaGGAGTACCACAAAGAATGTAAACAagagatgcttgggtggctcagtgggttaagtgtctgcctttggctcaggtcatgatctcaaggtcctgggatcgagccccgcattgggctccctgctcagcggggagcctgcttctttctctgcctgctgctctctctctctctctttggcattaaaaagaagaagaagaagaagaagtaaatgaCACCCATGTTTAAGAAATTGGaatgacggggcgcctgggtggctcagtggtttaagccgctgccttcggctcaggtcatgatctcggggtcttgggatcgagtcccacatcgggctctctgctcggcggggagcctgcttctctctctctctctctctctctgccagcctctctacctacctgtaatctctctctgtcaaataaataaataaaatctttaaaaaaaaaaaaaaaagaaattggaNNNNNNNNNNNNNNNNNNNNNNNNNNNNNNNNNNNNNNNNNNNNNNNNNNNNNNNNNNNNNNNNNNNNNNNNNNNNNNNNNNNNNNNNNNNNNNNNNNNNggagcctgcttctctctctctctctctctctctgccagcctctctacctacctgtaatctctctctgtcaaataaataaataaaatctttaaaaaaaaaaaaaaagaaattggaatgaCACCTGAGGGAAGCACAGGCTCATAGGAGGCAATCCCCTTCCCCTAGACAGAAAGCCAACTGCTCTGTCCCTTATTCCCAGACATCACAAGCTCTGCCCTTTCAGACCCTTCCTCAGTGGGTTTCCCAGTTGGGGCCCAACACTCCTGCAGCTACGTCTCATACGTAGGACAGTATGCCTGAAAACAAAGTCTCATCTCCCATCAGCACACGGCTCAGGCTCTGTGCCATGATCTTTCTcctgttactaaaaaaaaaaaaaaaatccccaattcCTGGCAGCTTCAGAAATATAAGTCAGTTCCACAGTAAGAGCAAACAACTTGGCAGCACAGAGGCCACACCAGGACACACTCGCTGAGGAAGCTTAGAAAGGCCTTAGAACCTTAGAAAGGcctatctgggttttttttttttttaattgcaaataaGAGCaactaaaattgaattttaagcaACATAGGAGCATTTCTTCTAAGAACAGAGA
Above is a genomic segment from Mustela nigripes isolate SB6536 chromosome 4, MUSNIG.SB6536, whole genome shotgun sequence containing:
- the SFTPD gene encoding pulmonary surfactant-associated protein D isoform X1, producing MLLLPLSVLMLLTRPLSSLGAEMKTYSQRTAASTCTLVMCSPTENGLPGRDGRDGREGPRGEKGDPGLPGAVGRAGTPGPAGPVGPKGDNGSAGEPGPKGDSGPSGPPGPRGVPGSAGREGPSGKQGSVGPQGPPGPKGEAGPKGEVGVAGKPGSAGTRGPTGVKGERGAPGERGVPGNAGAAGPPGAMGPPGPPGTKGPPGLKGDRGAPGDKGAKGESGIQDITALRQQVEALRGQVQHLQNTFSQYRKVDLFPNGRAVGEKIFKTGGFEKNFEDAQLVCMQAGGQMASPRSAAENEAVQQLATAYNKAAFLSVTDIKTEGKFIYPSGEPLVYSNWAPGEPNNNGGSENCVEIFTNGKWNDKSCGEQRLVVCEF
- the SFTPD gene encoding pulmonary surfactant-associated protein D isoform X2; amino-acid sequence: MLLLPLSVLMLLTRPLSSLGAEMKTYSQRTAASTCTLVMCSPTENGLPGRDGRDGREGPRGEKGDPGLPGAVGRAGTPGPAGPVGPKGDNGSAGEPGPKGDSGPSGPPGPRGVPGSAGREGPSGKQGSVGPQGPPGPKGEAGPKGEVGVAGKPGSAGTRGPTGVKGERGAPGERGVPGNAGAAGPPGAMGPPGPPGTKGPPGLKGDRGAPGDKGAKGESGIQDITALRQQVEALRGQVQHLQNTFSQYRKDLFPNGRAVGEKIFKTGGFEKNFEDAQLVCMQAGGQMASPRSAAENEAVQQLATAYNKAAFLSVTDIKTEGKFIYPSGEPLVYSNWAPGEPNNNGGSENCVEIFTNGKWNDKSCGEQRLVVCEF